A part of Candidatus Nezhaarchaeota archaeon genomic DNA contains:
- the hypF gene encoding carbamoyltransferase HypF: MSLTKAIIHVTGLVQGVGFRPFVYRLATSLDLKGYVINLGDAGVEIVIEGRKDLIEEFLRRLNADKPGPARIDSTLVEWHEFSGEFKDFRILSSDFKVKRGGSTVPPDISICDECITDIMSDDPRWSKYAFTSCAVCGPRFTMILDIPYDRERTSMVKFPMCRYCRRDYENPMDRRYHAEGICCNFCGPKLELLDREGVKVPCSDQILEAAKLIKEGFIVAVKGIGGFHIACLATSDEVVLKLRRRRRRPQQPFAVMSPNIDAIKVFAHVSLIEEELLKSKERPIVVLKRKHNSPLSHWLSPGLDSIGVMLPYTGIHQLLLMYVREPAIIMTSGNYPGEPMVTSIEDALVKLSGIVDFFLTHNRDIVNRCDDSVVRVSDGVPTFLRRSRGYAPSPVTFHGICDGDWCIVAFGGDFNVTVSYLKGNKCYVSQHIGDVDNLDTMNFLRQTHDTLMRLLKIGKIDALACDLNVTFPTTKFAEELSKLLDAPLIKVQHHHAHAASLAAEEGLGVDDWALYITIDGVGLGADGTAWGGEVLLASMNSYERVGHIKQYPLPGGDLCAYYPVRALAGLLSSVLGQDELEELLMRKYWHAFKYGAREVPVVMKQLRSGFNVIVSSSMGRFLDAISVMLGLCSHRTYEGEPAMKLEAHASACNEAIKIDIPIINQGKTSIVDASRITLELINLMDEYPSSKIAYTAHIAIARGLAEIACSKALEEGIKFVGVSGGAAVNEIIVKTIKEAVLSKGLKFLRHKALPPGDGGLSAGQALVGLAHINA, translated from the coding sequence ATGAGCTTAACTAAGGCAATTATACACGTGACAGGCCTTGTTCAAGGAGTAGGCTTCAGACCGTTTGTTTATCGTCTTGCCACGTCTCTTGATCTCAAGGGTTACGTTATTAATTTAGGAGATGCAGGTGTGGAGATAGTTATTGAGGGTCGTAAGGACCTCATAGAGGAATTCCTTAGACGCCTTAACGCTGATAAGCCTGGACCAGCCCGCATAGACTCTACATTAGTTGAGTGGCACGAGTTCAGTGGTGAATTTAAGGATTTTCGTATATTAAGCAGTGACTTTAAAGTAAAGAGGGGGGGTTCAACCGTCCCCCCTGACATATCGATATGTGATGAGTGCATCACGGACATTATGAGTGATGATCCCCGCTGGTCTAAGTATGCCTTCACTTCTTGTGCTGTTTGTGGACCTAGATTTACTATGATACTTGACATCCCATATGACCGTGAGAGAACGTCTATGGTTAAGTTCCCCATGTGCAGGTACTGTCGACGTGATTACGAGAACCCTATGGATAGACGATACCACGCAGAAGGTATATGTTGCAATTTCTGTGGTCCAAAGCTTGAGCTTCTAGATCGGGAAGGCGTTAAGGTTCCCTGTAGTGATCAAATACTTGAAGCTGCGAAATTAATTAAGGAGGGCTTTATCGTTGCGGTTAAGGGGATAGGAGGATTTCACATAGCCTGTCTTGCTACTAGCGATGAAGTCGTCTTAAAGTTGAGAAGAAGGCGCAGGAGACCTCAACAACCCTTTGCTGTTATGTCGCCTAACATAGATGCAATTAAGGTTTTCGCACACGTTTCTCTTATCGAGGAAGAGCTGCTTAAATCTAAAGAGCGCCCTATAGTTGTGCTAAAGAGGAAACATAATAGCCCTCTTTCACATTGGCTTTCGCCAGGCCTTGATAGTATTGGGGTTATGCTTCCTTACACTGGTATTCACCAACTCCTCTTAATGTATGTTAGAGAGCCGGCCATCATCATGACTAGTGGTAATTACCCAGGAGAACCTATGGTGACCAGCATTGAAGATGCATTAGTTAAACTCTCGGGAATAGTAGACTTCTTCTTGACGCATAATAGGGATATAGTAAATCGCTGCGATGATTCTGTTGTAAGGGTCTCTGATGGTGTGCCCACGTTTCTTCGACGGTCAAGGGGCTATGCACCATCGCCTGTAACCTTTCATGGTATTTGTGATGGAGATTGGTGCATTGTGGCCTTTGGTGGAGATTTCAACGTAACGGTATCATATCTTAAAGGAAACAAATGTTATGTGAGCCAGCACATAGGGGATGTTGATAACCTGGACACCATGAACTTCTTAAGGCAGACACACGACACTCTTATGAGGCTCCTTAAGATAGGAAAGATTGATGCTTTAGCTTGCGACCTTAACGTTACCTTCCCTACAACTAAGTTTGCTGAGGAGCTCAGCAAGCTTTTAGATGCACCATTAATTAAAGTACAACATCACCATGCTCATGCGGCATCGCTAGCGGCCGAGGAAGGTTTAGGAGTTGATGACTGGGCATTATATATAACGATAGATGGGGTGGGGCTAGGCGCTGATGGAACGGCTTGGGGTGGAGAAGTATTGCTAGCATCAATGAATAGCTATGAGAGAGTAGGTCACATAAAGCAGTATCCACTACCAGGTGGAGATCTCTGTGCTTACTACCCTGTAAGAGCTTTAGCTGGTCTACTAAGCTCGGTATTGGGTCAAGACGAACTAGAGGAGCTCCTAATGAGAAAGTATTGGCATGCATTTAAGTACGGTGCTCGCGAAGTACCTGTGGTCATGAAACAGCTTCGCTCGGGCTTTAATGTCATAGTCTCTTCAAGTATGGGGCGATTCCTTGACGCCATTTCAGTTATGTTAGGATTATGTAGTCATAGAACTTATGAAGGCGAACCAGCAATGAAGCTTGAAGCACATGCAAGTGCATGTAATGAAGCCATAAAAATAGACATCCCTATAATAAATCAAGGCAAGACAAGCATTGTAGACGCTTCACGTATAACGTTAGAGCTGATCAACTTGATGGATGAATACCCGTCCAGTAAAATAGCTTACACAGCACATATCGCCATAGCTAGAGGACTCGCTGAAATAGCCTGCTCTAAGGCTCTTGAGGAAGGAATAAAGTTTGTAGGAGTTTCGGGCGGTGCTGCTGTTAATGAAATAATAGTCAAAACCATTAAGGAGGCAGTCTTAAGTAAGGGCCTTAAATTTTTAAGGCATAAAGCTCTCCCACCCGGAGATGGAGGTCTTTCAGCCGGTCAAGCCCTCGTAGGCCTTGCTCACATTAATGCTTAA
- a CDS encoding FUN14 domain-containing protein has translation MSVPPEIAWIIPILVPFFIGLFIGMIIKRALKLALAVIALIMVLIIFGYITIPGIEKIIEKTITFLPKIQSELGPLINVIPYSSATFLIGLVIGLWKG, from the coding sequence ATGTCAGTTCCACCAGAAATTGCCTGGATCATACCAATACTCGTACCGTTCTTCATAGGCCTATTCATCGGTATGATTATAAAAAGAGCATTAAAACTGGCCTTAGCAGTTATAGCCTTAATAATGGTGCTCATAATCTTCGGGTACATAACGATTCCAGGTATAGAGAAAATCATAGAGAAGACTATAACATTTCTACCAAAAATTCAGAGCGAATTAGGACCCCTTATCAACGTGATACCCTACTCATCAGCCACCTTCCTGATAGGATTAGTAATAGGACTATGGAAGGGGTGA
- a CDS encoding class I SAM-dependent methyltransferase: protein MGSRKVRLRRLYDSTSSSYEALYGLEQLRKLQAILKCLSLNRMKANVVLDAGCGTGLAISHLHDKVSMMVGVDFSKGMLSKAKERFKMFRKVDFVLGDIEFLPFRPRSFDIIISLTVLQNCAHPVNTLRSLIRTLSKKGMLIVSYLKSAQNMLDVETRFGKFILRDIDDKDNVLILNARDLKGMRGYGSKEERYGFTHQIHTE from the coding sequence GTGGGGTCGAGAAAAGTAAGGCTTCGTCGCCTATATGATTCTACCTCATCATCTTATGAGGCTCTTTATGGTCTTGAACAGCTAAGAAAACTTCAAGCGATACTTAAGTGCTTATCTCTTAATCGTATGAAGGCTAATGTTGTGCTTGATGCTGGTTGTGGTACTGGTTTAGCTATAAGTCACCTCCATGATAAGGTAAGCATGATGGTTGGCGTGGACTTCTCGAAGGGAATGCTATCTAAGGCTAAGGAGAGGTTTAAGATGTTTAGAAAGGTGGATTTTGTATTAGGTGATATCGAGTTTCTACCGTTTCGTCCAAGAAGCTTTGACATTATAATTAGTCTTACAGTCTTGCAAAATTGTGCTCACCCTGTTAATACACTGAGATCATTAATACGCACACTTAGTAAGAAAGGCATGTTAATTGTGAGCTACCTTAAGAGTGCTCAGAACATGCTTGACGTTGAAACTAGATTTGGAAAGTTCATCCTTAGAGACATTGATGATAAGGACAATGTGTTAATTTTAAATGCGAGAGATCTAAAAGGTATGAGGGGATATGGTTCTAAGGAGGAACGTTATGGGTTCACGCATCAGATTCATACTGAATAA
- a CDS encoding RNA repair domain-containing protein, producing MGSRIRFILNKIKWHGGLNLEDYEVHILHRGAPSNVKIITGSEITGIFKDAFTYRNPKGIEEVIPYHRVLLIRDKIRNVILFSKRS from the coding sequence ATGGGTTCACGCATCAGATTCATACTGAATAAGATTAAGTGGCATGGAGGACTAAACCTTGAAGACTACGAAGTACACATTTTACATAGAGGAGCGCCATCTAACGTAAAGATCATAACGGGATCAGAAATCACAGGGATATTTAAAGACGCATTTACGTATAGGAATCCTAAGGGTATTGAGGAAGTGATACCATATCATAGGGTCTTACTCATAAGAGATAAGATTCGAAATGTGATTCTTTTTAGTAAAAGAAGCTAG
- a CDS encoding RsmB/NOP family class I SAM-dependent RNA methyltransferase: MIPKYRPSNAALECLAYVYEESLEDVVNALSSPGSWYTIRVNTLKTSIDYVESRFSALNFEVKRFDELDDVLLIKVSGPFEVPELERKVVVDKLTAESVMVGADVYVPGIKRMEKVNRGDLVTVTDPRGVPVALGRAEIGSYDLKFLKRGLAVKTLISIYKLPPVRGLDLYASGAIYPQSLPSILAVRALNPQENEIIVDLTASPGGKLTYASQLMKNKGLIIGIDRSPSKVMILNENVHRLGVKNAKILCLDSRYVDLEIPELRGKVDAVIVDPPCSALGVRPKLYDELTSSSIKNLSEYQKQFIKSAFKLLKRGGRLLYSVCTMCVEECEENIDFAIEKLNMRAVRLLRLMGSPGLKKHSKNADEMVRFHPHIHDTPGFFYAVLMKE, encoded by the coding sequence GTGATTCCTAAGTACAGGCCCTCTAATGCAGCTTTAGAATGTCTAGCTTACGTGTATGAAGAATCGTTAGAAGATGTTGTAAATGCATTATCATCGCCGGGCTCATGGTACACCATTCGAGTCAATACGTTGAAGACCTCTATTGACTACGTTGAATCGCGTTTTAGTGCCTTAAACTTTGAAGTTAAAAGATTCGATGAACTTGATGACGTCCTACTAATAAAGGTCTCAGGTCCATTCGAAGTTCCAGAATTAGAGAGAAAGGTCGTCGTGGATAAGCTAACAGCAGAATCGGTCATGGTTGGTGCTGACGTTTACGTCCCTGGCATAAAGAGGATGGAGAAGGTCAATAGAGGCGACCTCGTTACAGTCACAGATCCCAGAGGGGTACCTGTAGCACTAGGTAGAGCTGAGATAGGTTCCTACGATCTAAAATTCCTGAAGAGAGGACTAGCTGTAAAGACCTTAATTTCTATTTACAAGCTACCACCAGTAAGAGGCCTTGACCTTTATGCTTCAGGCGCAATATACCCGCAATCACTCCCCTCAATATTAGCTGTAAGGGCCTTAAATCCACAAGAGAACGAGATCATAGTTGACTTGACCGCATCTCCTGGTGGTAAGTTAACGTATGCAAGTCAGCTTATGAAAAATAAGGGGTTGATCATAGGTATAGACCGCTCACCCAGTAAAGTAATGATATTAAATGAAAACGTACATCGATTAGGTGTTAAAAATGCCAAGATCCTATGCCTTGATTCTAGATATGTGGACTTAGAAATACCTGAATTAAGAGGGAAAGTTGATGCTGTCATAGTGGATCCACCCTGCTCAGCATTAGGTGTAAGACCCAAGCTCTATGACGAGTTAACAAGCAGCTCTATTAAGAATTTAAGTGAGTATCAGAAGCAGTTCATTAAGTCGGCTTTCAAGCTACTCAAAAGAGGGGGCAGACTTCTATATTCTGTATGTACTATGTGTGTTGAGGAGTGCGAGGAAAACATAGACTTCGCAATAGAGAAGCTTAACATGAGGGCGGTGAGGCTCTTACGGTTAATGGGAAGCCCTGGGTTGAAAAAACATTCAAAAAATGCAGACGAAATGGTGAGGTTTCACCCTCACATTCATGATACACCAGGCTTCTTTTACGCAGTTCTCATGAAGGAGTAA
- a CDS encoding NAD(+)/NADH kinase has protein sequence MTARSDLRRALRLVESLCAYLKDKNVNVAVDEEVARLCESAEVRASASSVELLKKLDVIITIGGDGTILHTIRKLKPPLRLLSVNVGSMGFLCEIEPEEIHEAIDKLLRGKYQLQRINLLSVYIDGVKADQALNDVLVFTSVPAKVIDLIVRADGIEIFSGRADGVLISSSIGSTAYIVSLGGPLVDPEVKCMIVAVLNPLKLGVRPLILPESSTIQVTFPRRSKRGAAVYSDGVLTRNVDPRGLIEVKVSHEYVDFIRMKDVRHTFYRKFYKVRIRGGRRD, from the coding sequence ATCACAGCAAGGAGTGATCTAAGAAGAGCGTTAAGATTAGTTGAAAGCCTCTGCGCTTACTTAAAGGATAAGAACGTTAATGTTGCCGTGGATGAAGAGGTAGCGAGACTATGTGAAAGCGCTGAGGTAAGAGCCTCTGCTTCAAGCGTTGAATTGTTGAAGAAATTAGATGTTATAATAACCATAGGTGGAGATGGTACAATACTACATACCATTAGGAAGCTAAAACCACCCCTTAGGCTGCTGAGCGTAAATGTGGGTTCCATGGGCTTCCTCTGTGAAATAGAGCCTGAAGAGATTCATGAGGCTATAGACAAACTATTAAGAGGTAAGTATCAGTTACAGAGGATTAATCTTCTATCCGTCTACATAGACGGTGTTAAAGCTGATCAAGCTCTAAACGATGTCTTAGTCTTCACATCAGTGCCAGCCAAAGTTATAGACCTTATCGTAAGAGCTGATGGGATAGAAATTTTCAGCGGTAGAGCTGATGGAGTGTTGATATCAAGCAGTATAGGTTCAACAGCCTATATAGTTTCACTTGGTGGTCCTCTTGTAGACCCTGAAGTCAAGTGCATGATAGTAGCAGTGCTAAACCCTCTTAAATTAGGTGTAAGGCCATTAATTCTACCTGAAAGCAGCACAATTCAAGTAACGTTTCCACGACGAAGTAAGAGGGGGGCAGCAGTATATTCTGATGGTGTATTGACCAGAAATGTTGATCCAAGAGGTTTAATTGAAGTAAAAGTGTCTCATGAGTATGTGGACTTCATAAGAATGAAGGATGTCAGGCACACATTTTATAGGAAGTTTTATAAGGTACGTATCCGTGGAGGAAGGAGGGACTAA
- a CDS encoding translation initiation factor IF-5A: MSRRPVDAGTLKEGSFIVIDNEACRIVEVEKSKPGKHGSAKVRITAMGIFDGVKRSIVVPVDQKVDVPVVEKKIAQVIAITPSTIQLMDLSSYEVYEVAKEGIEPEVAKKISVGTEVEIWEILGKKKIMRTR, from the coding sequence GTGTCGAGGAGGCCTGTTGATGCTGGCACGCTTAAAGAGGGTTCTTTTATAGTCATTGATAATGAGGCATGTAGGATAGTTGAAGTAGAGAAGTCTAAACCTGGAAAGCATGGTTCAGCCAAAGTGCGTATCACTGCTATGGGCATATTTGATGGCGTCAAAAGAAGCATAGTAGTTCCAGTGGACCAAAAAGTTGATGTACCGGTTGTTGAGAAGAAAATTGCCCAAGTCATAGCAATAACGCCTAGTACAATACAGTTAATGGATCTGTCAAGCTATGAGGTCTACGAAGTGGCTAAGGAGGGCATAGAACCTGAAGTGGCCAAGAAAATTTCAGTTGGGACAGAAGTAGAGATTTGGGAGATACTTGGAAAAAAGAAGATAATGCGAACACGATGA
- the rdgB gene encoding RdgB/HAM1 family non-canonical purine NTP pyrophosphatase — MEERAAYVTSNPNKAKEGIEILRELGIDVDVVLIKVPELQSENLIEIAKFRAKEAYRKLKRPVIVEDAGLFIEALNGFPGPYSSYVFKVLSNDGILKVMKGIRNRRATFRSVVAFHNGKRVLTFVGEVKGKIAFRPKGSSWGFDPIFEPKGLGGLTYAQLSPEFKNKISHRRRALEKLARYLLES; from the coding sequence ATGGAAGAACGTGCAGCGTATGTGACGAGCAATCCTAATAAGGCGAAGGAAGGTATCGAAATTCTAAGAGAACTTGGCATAGATGTGGATGTAGTGCTCATCAAGGTGCCAGAACTTCAATCTGAAAACTTGATAGAGATAGCTAAGTTTAGGGCTAAGGAGGCGTATCGTAAGCTTAAAAGACCTGTTATAGTTGAGGATGCAGGATTATTCATAGAGGCACTAAATGGATTTCCGGGTCCATACTCTTCTTACGTGTTTAAAGTATTGAGTAATGATGGAATACTGAAGGTGATGAAGGGCATAAGGAATCGGCGAGCTACATTTAGATCTGTTGTCGCTTTTCACAATGGAAAGAGGGTTCTAACCTTCGTCGGTGAAGTGAAGGGGAAAATAGCATTTAGACCTAAGGGGTCTTCATGGGGGTTTGACCCTATCTTTGAGCCTAAGGGGTTAGGGGGCTTGACATACGCTCAATTGTCCCCCGAATTTAAAAACAAAATATCACATAGAAGGAGAGCATTAGAAAAGCTAGCTCGCTACCTGTTGGAAAGCTAA
- a CDS encoding 30S ribosomal protein S15, which translates to MRKSKEKGKSHSTRPIMSDVAAKLKLSEDDVVSLIVDYAKRGYPPSMIGTILRDQHGIALTKAIIGKKITQVLTEKGLAPQLPEDLSNLIKRAVRIRRHLEEHPRDHFSFRGLQLVESKIHRLVKYYKRKGILPPDWRYEPEKILLAR; encoded by the coding sequence ATGCGGAAGAGCAAGGAGAAGGGGAAATCTCACTCTACAAGACCAATAATGAGTGATGTAGCAGCAAAGCTGAAACTTTCAGAGGATGATGTTGTATCTCTCATAGTTGATTACGCCAAGAGAGGATATCCTCCATCAATGATAGGTACTATACTAAGAGATCAGCATGGTATAGCATTAACTAAGGCGATAATAGGTAAGAAGATAACTCAAGTACTTACAGAAAAAGGGTTAGCACCCCAACTACCAGAGGATCTTTCTAACCTAATAAAAAGAGCTGTGAGGATTAGACGCCATTTAGAGGAGCACCCTAGAGACCACTTTTCATTTAGAGGACTCCAGCTTGTCGAGTCTAAAATACATAGACTCGTAAAGTACTATAAGCGAAAAGGCATATTGCCACCTGATTGGAGATATGAGCCTGAAAAAATATTGTTAGCGCGGTAA
- a CDS encoding DHH family phosphoesterase translates to MMLTEPDCGQATALDYAVSSIAESIRESSADFYVIATHYDADGLAAASIIARTLFKMERTFIIRVMDQADEDSLDRLPKGDYYIFSDLGSIAINIIMKKDLKPTIILDHHEPLESREHEPGVLELNPHRVGVNGAKEISASGLAYLVAKKVGVDDHMTAYLALVGAIGDRQESASQGLISINKVILDDAINRGWVKKTIGLRLYGVPRQPLVKSLMYTIDPLLPGLTYDEIACQRFLELVGIPLRKPDGSMMTYKDLRSEDVSRLATALIKHLLAKGLNPKTADSLFGYMYEFLLEPEGSPLRYAHEYAQTLNACGRLRRHGVGLAIALGDRDKALSQAEAISLEYRRRLSQYISLLRSDTSYIKMLNNIQLMNLSGIVDDRILGALSSIVLSSYLCDISRPLISITNTSQGRIKVSARMHESLLKKGVNLGLLVRQAAEEVKGSGGGHDVAAGAVIPTQALDRFIKLIDSLVGKSLKWG, encoded by the coding sequence ATGATGTTGACAGAACCGGATTGTGGGCAAGCCACAGCATTGGATTATGCAGTATCAAGCATAGCTGAAAGCATAAGGGAAAGTTCAGCTGATTTCTATGTGATAGCAACGCATTACGATGCTGACGGACTGGCTGCGGCATCAATAATAGCTAGGACCTTGTTTAAAATGGAAAGGACCTTCATTATAAGGGTCATGGATCAAGCGGATGAAGATTCTCTAGATAGGTTGCCTAAAGGTGATTATTACATATTCTCTGACTTAGGCAGCATAGCTATAAACATCATTATGAAGAAGGACCTTAAACCCACTATTATTCTAGACCATCATGAGCCATTGGAAAGTCGCGAGCATGAGCCTGGAGTTCTAGAGCTAAACCCTCATCGAGTGGGGGTAAATGGCGCTAAGGAAATCAGCGCATCTGGCCTTGCATACCTTGTAGCTAAGAAAGTAGGAGTCGATGATCACATGACAGCTTACTTAGCTTTAGTCGGTGCCATAGGTGATAGACAAGAAAGTGCCTCTCAAGGTTTAATTAGTATAAATAAAGTAATATTGGATGACGCCATAAATAGAGGGTGGGTTAAAAAGACCATAGGACTCAGATTGTATGGAGTTCCACGGCAACCGCTGGTGAAATCTCTCATGTACACCATAGATCCTTTACTTCCAGGCCTAACGTATGATGAAATTGCTTGCCAACGCTTTCTCGAACTCGTCGGTATTCCATTGAGGAAGCCCGATGGCTCTATGATGACATATAAGGACCTACGCTCGGAGGATGTTTCAAGGTTAGCTACAGCATTAATAAAGCACCTCTTAGCCAAGGGGCTAAATCCCAAAACTGCTGACTCATTATTTGGTTACATGTATGAGTTTCTACTTGAACCCGAAGGATCTCCTCTAAGATACGCTCACGAATATGCACAAACGCTAAATGCATGTGGAAGATTGAGGAGACATGGAGTAGGACTCGCGATAGCTCTTGGCGATAGAGATAAAGCCCTAAGCCAAGCAGAAGCAATATCATTAGAGTACAGAAGAAGGCTATCTCAGTACATATCACTTTTACGTAGTGATACTTCTTATATAAAGATGTTAAATAACATCCAGCTAATGAACTTGAGCGGCATAGTTGATGATAGGATCTTGGGAGCCCTATCCTCTATTGTATTGTCATCCTACTTATGTGACATAAGCAGACCTTTAATATCAATAACCAATACCTCTCAGGGGAGAATTAAAGTATCAGCTAGGATGCATGAATCTCTCCTGAAGAAGGGGGTTAACTTAGGTCTCTTAGTTAGGCAAGCAGCTGAAGAAGTTAAAGGAAGCGGCGGCGGTCATGATGTAGCAGCTGGGGCAGTAATACCCACCCAAGCTTTAGACAGGTTTATTAAGTTAATAGATTCTCTCGTGGGTAAATCACTAAAGTGGGGTTAA
- a CDS encoding KEOPS complex subunit Pcc1 produces the protein MKSELHISLELRIYASNLAEALLESIKPDNIVAPQQIKIGVELDKDTKEYLTVKMECDDIGTAINTLNDLLSCLQPTLKLLNEVVAR, from the coding sequence ATGAAAAGCGAGCTTCACATATCACTGGAGCTTCGAATATATGCTTCTAACTTAGCTGAAGCACTCCTTGAATCAATAAAGCCTGATAACATAGTTGCCCCTCAACAAATAAAGATAGGAGTAGAGCTTGATAAAGATACTAAGGAGTACTTGACGGTAAAGATGGAGTGCGACGATATAGGGACCGCGATAAATACATTGAATGACCTACTCTCTTGTCTACAGCCTACTCTTAAATTGCTAAACGAAGTCGTGGCTCGTTAA
- a CDS encoding 30S ribosomal protein S3ae — MSSRRTKALRAQPKVWLTIFAPKYFGYTEIGKTLVSSPEKTIRRTMWTTLYNITNDFAHQHVKLNFQIVKVEGDKAHTIFKGHALARDYIRSLVRRGSSRVDSIFNVETKDGYQLRVFMLALTVKRAKTSQKSAIRAIMKQTVEEKASQLNFEDFVQELILGKISSDAYNRAKKIYPLRRVEAMKSKLLRVPPDSEEAKVLYQVLQV, encoded by the coding sequence ATGTCTTCAAGAAGGACAAAAGCTTTAAGGGCGCAACCGAAAGTATGGCTTACAATATTTGCACCTAAGTACTTTGGATATACTGAAATAGGAAAAACTCTAGTCTCATCACCTGAGAAGACTATCAGAAGAACTATGTGGACGACGTTATACAACATAACCAATGACTTTGCACACCAACATGTAAAGCTAAACTTCCAAATAGTAAAGGTTGAAGGCGATAAGGCGCACACCATCTTTAAAGGCCATGCGTTAGCTAGAGATTACATCAGAAGCCTCGTTAGAAGAGGCTCCTCAAGAGTGGACAGCATATTTAATGTTGAAACAAAGGATGGCTATCAGCTAAGAGTCTTCATGTTAGCCTTAACGGTAAAAAGGGCTAAGACATCACAAAAATCGGCAATAAGAGCTATTATGAAGCAAACTGTAGAAGAAAAAGCCTCTCAGTTAAATTTTGAAGACTTTGTTCAGGAGCTCATCCTCGGTAAGATCTCATCCGATGCGTACAATAGAGCTAAGAAAATATATCCATTAAGGAGAGTAGAGGCAATGAAAAGCAAGCTTTTACGGGTTCCCCCTGATAGCGAGGAAGCTAAAGTGCTGTATCAAGTACTTCAAGTTTAA